The window CTCAAGCGGTTCGGCGTGCGCGAAGTGATCTTGGCTTTAGGGCATCAGTCCGCGCATTTTCGTCGAAAATTGGGGGACGGCCGCGCCTGGGGCGTTCGGTTCATTTACAGCGTGGAAAAAGAACCGCTCGGAACGGGCGGCGCCATGCGGCTGGCCCGCCCCCATCTCACTGAACGGTGCTTTGTGTTCAACGGGGATATTTTCAGCGATTTTGATTTGGACGCAATGCGGGCGCACCACAAGAAAACCCGGGCCGAGGCCACGTTGGCGTTGGTGGAAGTTCCCGACCCTTCGGCCTATGGCCTCGTGGAGACCCGGGCCGACGGGTCGGTGGTTCGTTTCCTTGAAAAACCCGCGGGTCCGGTGTTCCCGTCGCGAACCATCAACGCCGGGTGTTACCTGCTTGAGCCCGGCGTCTTCGACGCCATCCCCGCGGGGCGCGCGGTGTCCGTGGAGCGCGAGGTGTTCCCGGGTCTTTTGGCGGGGGGGCGGCGCGTGGCGGGGTGGGTCCACCGGGGGTATTGGTCGGACATCGGCACTCTTTCGAGTTATGTGGCCACCCACCGGTATTTGCTGTCCGTCCGGAGGGTCGGGGGGGCGGCGCGGCGGCGGGATTGGATGTGGGCCGACCGGGGGGCCGTGATCTCCTCCCGGGTCGAGTCCCGCGGCACGGTTTTGGTGGGGGCGGGGGCCCGGGTGGCCCCGGGGGTTCGTTTCGACGGACACGTCACCATCGGGGCCAACGCGCGGGTCGGCGCGGGGGCCCGCTTATCGGATTGCGTGTTGCTGGAGGGCGCCCGGGTGGGCGCCCGCTCGGTCGTGGAGCGGTCCATCGTGGGCGCGGGCGCGGCGTTGGCGCCGGACGGCCGCGTGGCCCCCGGCGCGGATTCGCCCGACGAGCCCGGCCTGTTCGGGTTTTCCTGAA of the Elusimicrobiota bacterium genome contains:
- a CDS encoding NDP-sugar synthase, which gives rise to MRALLLLGGLGTRLRPLTLERPKPLLPILNRPFLAYQIDLLKRFGVREVILALGHQSAHFRRKLGDGRAWGVRFIYSVEKEPLGTGGAMRLARPHLTERCFVFNGDIFSDFDLDAMRAHHKKTRAEATLALVEVPDPSAYGLVETRADGSVVRFLEKPAGPVFPSRTINAGCYLLEPGVFDAIPAGRAVSVEREVFPGLLAGGRRVAGWVHRGYWSDIGTLSSYVATHRYLLSVRRVGGAARRRDWMWADRGAVISSRVESRGTVLVGAGARVAPGVRFDGHVTIGANARVGAGARLSDCVLLEGARVGARSVVERSIVGAGAALAPDGRVAPGADSPDEPGLFGFS